Proteins encoded by one window of Mercenaria mercenaria strain notata chromosome 4, MADL_Memer_1, whole genome shotgun sequence:
- the LOC123553415 gene encoding uncharacterized protein LOC123553415, with amino-acid sequence MRYMFAYAMCVMIVVNARAHLPGSSRMLPQPLVPVGSPLIDPFRTGPGMFRGGWNNVFLPQGHLGSFGQWPQTWDSRNTWNNGVSVIENRMGGFNSNAVGSTDPWEQYRRFNSGMRGMTDGIDTSRGISTNVMSSRNQLTQGPVSNNDPWNTFAAQNNLLNTFPTQNNPANTFLTKNNVNTNIPAVTNGINQGFVSPQLSPNVNNQFRNQPFLSQSFPNRLRATNGVFV; translated from the exons ATGAGATACATGTTTGCATACGCAATGTGTGTGATGATAGTGGTCAATGCGCGGGCTCATTTACCAGGATCAAGCAGAATGTTACCTCAACCCCTTGTCCCAGTCGGTTCACCATTGATTGACCCATTCAGGACAGGCCCTGGTATGTTTAGAG GCGGATGGAACAATGTATTTCTACCACAAGGACACTTGGGCAGTTTTGGTCAGTGGCCACAAACTTGGGACAGTCGAAATACCTGGAATAATGGTGTCTCTGTTATAGAAAACAGA aTGGGTGGTTTTAATAGCAATGCTGTGGGAAGCACAGATCCTTGGGAGCAATATAGACGGTTTAACTCAGGAATGAGAGGCATGACTGATGGTATAGATACTTCAAGAGGGATTTCAACTAATGTAATGTCATCACGAAATCAGCTTACACAGGGTCCAGTCAGTAACAATGATCCATGGAATACATTCGCAGCACAGAACAACCTGTTGAATACATTTCCAACACAGAACAACCCAGCGAATACATTTCTAACAAAGAACAATGTCAACACAAATATTCCAGCTGTAACTAATGGTATCAACCAGGGTTTTGTTAGTCCTCAGTTGTCACCAAATGTCAACAACCAGTTCCGGAACCAACCCTTCCTTTCCCAGAGTTTTCCAAATAGATTACGGGCGACTAATGGTGTATTTGTCTAA